The sequence ATCTGTTCTTGTCTTCTAATTTCATTTGAAAAATAATTAAATGCAGCCATTGCTGGAATAGCAACAATTAAACCTGCTAATGTTGTTGTAAGTGCCTCAGCTATACCGGGAGCAACAATTGCTAGATCGGCAGATTTTTCATTACTAATATTTACGAAAGCGTGTATTAAACCCCACACAGTTCCAAATAATCCAATTAATGGAGATATTGCAAAACTTGTACCCAGTATTGGTAAATATTGTTCACTATTTGATAGTATTTGGTCTATATGCTGATTGGAAAGCATCTCTAATTGCTCGAAATTTTGATTTGTTAATGTTGAATCAGTTTTTTCTGACATTAATTGCTTTAAATCGCTTAAATTATTTATTAAGAATTGATTACCTATAAAATGTTTATTGGTTTGTAAGATTTCAACAAGTTTATCTAGATTATTTATATTTCGTATATTTTTGAAAAGATCTATTAGTTCAAGTTTTTGTTTTTTTAATTCTTTGTATTTGAATACTATTATTGCAACGCAAACAATAGAAAGTGCAAATAAGCC is a genomic window of Candidatus Dependentiae bacterium containing:
- a CDS encoding MotA/TolQ/ExbB proton channel family protein, with amino-acid sequence MLNFIFKSPAWVLITQSDWMTKIILLGLFALSIVCVAIIVFKYKELKKQKLELIDLFKNIRNINNLDKLVEILQTNKHFIGNQFLINNLSDLKQLMSEKTDSTLTNQNFEQLEMLSNQHIDQILSNSEQYLPILGTSFAISPLIGLFGTVWGLIHAFVNISNEKSADLAIVAPGIAEALTTTLAGLIVAIPAMAAFNYFSNEIRRQEQILLNITDRYLNILKITYLK